From one Ignisphaera cupida genomic stretch:
- the alaXM gene encoding alanyl-tRNA editing protein AlaXM: MVTELLYQKDSYLKEFTAVVKSVDKNVVVLDRTAFNPRSGGLEHDTGYIIKGGRSYRVVNVVIDKNTSEVLHHLETPDHDIAPGDEVKGVIDWDRRYRIMRMHTAAHIISAIMYRDYGALITGGNIDSEKAYDDYSLQEFNQEIFRDAINKANQVVQQGIEVKIYWLKREEALKIPGIVKLASRMPPEVEFLRIVEIPGVDIQADGGPHVRNTREIGEIVFLKAENKGRNKKRLYYTVKP; encoded by the coding sequence ACAGCTGTTGTGAAGAGTGTTGATAAGAATGTTGTTGTTTTGGATAGAACAGCTTTCAACCCTCGTAGTGGTGGTCTTGAGCATGACACTGGATATATTATCAAGGGTGGTAGAAGCTATCGTGTTGTCAATGTTGTTATAGATAAGAATACAAGTGAGGTTCTTCACCATTTGGAGACTCCAGACCATGATATTGCCCCTGGTGATGAAGTTAAAGGTGTTATAGACTGGGATAGAAGATATAGAATAATGAGAATGCATACAGCTGCTCACATAATATCAGCTATTATGTATAGAGACTATGGAGCTTTGATAACAGGTGGGAATATAGATTCTGAGAAAGCATATGATGACTATAGTCTTCAGGAATTCAACCAAGAGATATTCAGAGATGCTATCAACAAAGCAAATCAAGTTGTTCAGCAAGGCATTGAGGTAAAGATTTATTGGCTAAAAAGAGAAGAAGCTTTGAAAATACCTGGAATAGTAAAGCTAGCATCTAGAATGCCTCCAGAAGTTGAGTTTCTAAGAATTGTTGAAATACCTGGAGTGGATATACAAGCAGATGGAGGACCACATGTTAGAAACACTAGAGAAATTGGGGAAATAGTGTTTCTAAAGGCTGAGAACAAGGGAAGAAACAAGAAGAGATTGTACTACACAGTTAAACCATAA